Genomic segment of Hylaeus volcanicus isolate JK05 chromosome 6, UHH_iyHylVolc1.0_haploid, whole genome shotgun sequence:
GTGATTTTTCAGTGAAAGTGTTTCGGTGAGTGGCAATCGAGGAGAGAAACGGGCAGAATGTCGATGGtgttaaaattatgttaaaaaagTGGTCGACTGACGTTAACGGTTTAGAgaatttgtttgtaattaaaattggtCGTTGCATCGTTTTCTCGAACCAGTTGGTTAAAATGTCGAAAggtgaatttcgaaattagcAGTTGATTTCCTTCTCCGGTAACTTGATTGGCGGACAACCGACCGCGAGCGCTCGGTAATAAATCATCATTCCTGATGACAGTAATACGCTCTATTCTCTCACGAGTTGAACGCTTCCGCGTATAACACCTCGCCGCGCCGCCTCGCCGCCTCGCCGCTTGCCGTTGCGTGTGCAATCGCGCGCACGCAGCCAGGCGAGCATCGTTCACACAGACGTAACACGTAGGAAATGACCAATCAACGCGGACCTTCGTGTAGAGAACTGTACGACATATTTCCTTGACGTGTGAAAGATACGCTTGCAGCTTGCAGCTCGCAGGTTGCAACGTTAGCGACCAGGCTCCGAGGGAACGAAGAGATATGTGTCGTTCCAAGGAGAGAACGTAGTCTCGTATAACACGATATAGCCAACTTATGAAAACGATTACGGGCTAGACAAATTTAACCATGTTGCATCGATGAGTGTGAGTGTACAAACTACATACAAAGGTCTGGGAGGGCGCAGAGTACAGGTCTGCGGAGATGATAGTAGTGCGAAAATAAGTACAATATTACCGGTATATTTAATCACAAGAGAAGCATATCGCGTCGTGTCGCACGTACCGATCGCAATCCGGGAACGGAATTGTCCATTTCTATCAGTGGTGagtttatcgaaataaattgatttgcaaaattaatcaCGGATGCGTTTCTGTTAAATAACGGTTAAAATTCCATAGCACGATTCTACCTGCTCGCACCAGCATTAAAATCGagattgttaaataattaaataacaagaCAAGTAAAATGGACCGTTACGTGGTCGAAGTAAACGttcgaaaaattgatcgatgaaAGCGTTTTGGAAAACGCGACACGAGTCACGTGTACTCGAGTAAAGGCCAACGTTATTATCTTAACCACTTGCGGTGCAAAGAAATTCACGGTTGCGCGTGCCAGAACAGTCGAGTGCAAATCACTCGATAGCGtggtatttttgaaaacaatttgaaacGTGTAACGGTACAAGACACATTTACACTCGTACGTAGTTTCACTCGGTTTTTTATGTTTAGCGCACATTACACACCTCCGttgtgcttttttttttgttggcgtaatttctttttctgcgACAATCGCGTCTGTCTTTCCACCGCAGGTGGTTAAATCAGTCGAATGGCCGGGGCTCGAATCAGTTTTCATTCAAGAACAAGTAACAATCATTTCCGAGCGATTTGTTCCGCGCAAAGGGTACTCCTCTGTTTTTTATCGGAACGTGCTgtcgagacgagacgagacgagacgagacgagacgagcgCGCGTTTATTACGACGAGGGTTAAGAGTACTCGACACTCGCTTTGCCCGAGATGGAGTCATCCTGGGTGTGCTCGATTCTCCGAGTGCATTTCAGTTTCGTTTTCGCTCTACTCGTGTACCGGACCTAGGAGCAACAAACTCTTTCGCACCGCTACCAGCTGCTCGAATCGAGAAGACTGAAATAATTCGGTTAAGATTTTTCAGCGATCTACGAATTTCAACATTGCTTCTGgattcgttcgtttcgttagACAAGAATGGCTATATTTCTCCTCTGACCAACTATTAATcctttatcgaataaatttaatctgactttattaaaaactgtAATATCTAATGGTATCGCAACGGTAAATCGTGGAAAAGGTGTTTGAAACGTCCTTTTTGGATCGCTATCAAAGTTTAATCGTCACGTTGTTGATACGCGAATGGTAGATAATGTTGAATTGTAAAACGTGGACGGTCTTCCAACTAAAGTAAACCGTTGGCTGGAAAGTTTGGTTATTCGATTACGATTACTGGTCGGGAGCGCCGTCACTGTCCATCCGGTCAGGATAACGTGTTTAACGTTAGAACGATGTAGATAGTAAAGTATGGGAGTCGAAGAGAAGCAATCgtatatcgtttcttttctggACATATGCCGAGAGAATGAAAGCGTTATCGGTTGGTGTAGCGTCGTTAAAATAGAACTGGATAGAAGTCCGAGCACGAGTATCAAATCTAACACGGTGTTTCAGACGAGAACACGATGCCGAAAAAGCAAAGTTCCTTGACGAAATTCGAGGCGCTGATGGTGGTAAGCTTAACGGTGGTCATCCAACTGAATGGCTGTTGGAGTTTACCATCGCATAGAAGTAGACATCACGCGGACATGTCCCACGAGGACGCGAAAGGTTTCGGCAGAACGAGCGAGGAGCTACCGAGACCAGCTGCCCTCAATTCGAACGACGATCCGTTGATAGTCGAGACCAAGAAGGGCAAGGTCATGGGCAAGACCATGACTGCCACCACGGGAAAGGAGGTCGACGCCTGGTTCGGAATTCCTTACGCGCAGAAACCACTCGGTAAGTTGAAACTGCTCGATCTACATAATTAACCTTTTACCGAAGACGCCGCGCCGcgtcgcgccgcgccgcgccgcgccgcgtcTGACCACGTTGATCGTACCTGCACGCGTCATTCTGATCCGCAACAATCCTCCTTCCTTCTTGAATCTCTTTTCTCGTTGAACAGAGGTTGTTCCTTGATGCAAGTTTCGTTACCGTAAGACATTTCTTTGGAATCCGTCGACCCGTCAGAGTTTCTTGGACAAGTATTTATTGCGCACGCACACTTGTTTCCACGTGGTTTGGGTTGCGAGCAGCGATGCTGTTTCAGGACCTCTGAGATTTCGGCATCCGAGACCAGCGGAACGGTGGTCGGGGATCCTGAACGCCACCACGCTACCGAATAGTTGCGTGCAGATTCTGGACACGGTGTTTGGCGACTTCCCAGGCGCTACTATGTGGAATCCAAACACGCCGCTTAGCGAGGATTGCCTTTACGTGAACGTGGTCGCGCCACGGCCTAGGCCTACCAATGCCGCTGTTTTGGTATGGATATTCGGTGGTGAGTTGTAGCTGACACCTGTTTCTATTTTCGACCGATTCATAGATTAGAGATCGGTCCCGTGGTGGTCGCCTAGACCGATGGCCGTTTCTATACGAGGCCGAGTTTCTAACTCGGAGCTAGTTTTCGTGTTCTTTTACTAATCGAAACGCATGTGTTTACTGTACAACTGGGTAATCCGGATCGGATGGGACAAGATTCATAAATCGTTCGGATATCTCGGTTATCGAGAGAAACGATAACTCTGTAACGCGTTGTAAGAGTTGTTCGAGTAAAAGTGAATATCGATATTAGGGCTGGCTAGATTGGCTGATAGCGGTAGAAACGAGTATAGATAGAAGGATGGAGTGAATCGAGTCGAGATGGAACCGCGCGCAATCCTTGTAGGTGGCTTTTACTCTGGATCAGCGACCCTTGATGTTTACGATCACAAAACGTTGGTGTCGGAAGAAAATGTGATTTTGGTCTCGATGCAATATCGAGTCGCCAGCCTGGGTTTCCTCTACTTCGGAACGTCGGACGTACCTGGGAATGCCGGGCTGTTTGATCAGCTGATGGCCCTCGAGTGGGTCCGTGACAATATCGCTGCGTTTGGCGGAAATCCTGACAACGTGACCCTGTTCGGGGAGAGCGCGGGTGCAGTTTCCGTTTCTATGCACCTACTTTCGCCTCTGTCAAGGTGCGCATACCTCCTCTTTCTCCTTATTGTTAGTCAGTTTACATTGTTTTGTTGTTGGTGCCATTGGCATTTACGCTACCGATCGTAAGCTTCGAGCTTCCTCCGATACGTAACTCGATACGACCTTGAATATATCTGCGAAACGGTCCGATTCCGATTCCGATTCCGATACCCTCTGAGGGTTATGCTCTCGTCGGTATACGACGCGTTGGTTGTCGTCAGTTGTAAACTAAAGGAGGGAATCGTAAAAGGTAGTTTGAAACCTATGAGCGGTAGTAGACACAGCTACTAGTCTCTACTGTCTATGTCTACCGTAAATGGATCGTACGATTCCGGCGAGAGCAGAGTTTAACCAGAGACACCGCGATGCGTGTTTGCGTTCCAGGCACTTGTTTAACCAAGCCATCATGCAGTCAGGCTCTCCCACAGCTCCGTGGGCCATCATTAAGCGCGACGAATCGATAGTGCGTGGCATCCGACTGGCGGAGGCCGTCGGCTGTCCTCACGATCGCGAGAACTTACGGGAGGTGATCGATTGCTTGATAAACAAGGATCCGGTGGACCTTGTGAAAAACGAGTGGGGCACTCTCGGTATTTGCGAATTTCCTTTCGTGCCCGTTATAGACGGCGCCTTCCTCGACGAGACGCCGCAACGCTCCCTGCTCACCGCATCGTTCAAGAAGGCCAATATCATGATGGGCTCCAACACCGAGGAGGGTttctattttatcatttattatctGACCGAACTGTTTCGCATCGACGGCGCCGAGGACGTCAAGGTCAGCAGGGACAAGTTTGTTACTGCCATCACCGAACTGAACCCGTACGTCAGCCATATCGGTCGGCAAGCGATCATCTACGAGTACACCGATTGGCTGCGCCCGGACGACCCGCACGCGAATCGCGACGCTTTAGACAAAATTGTCGGCGACTATCAATTCACCTGTAACGTTAACGAATTCGCTGGCCGATACGCGGATACGGGAAACGACGTTTACATGTATTACTACAAGCACAGGTGAGTAGATTTATCGTTATCActttgcgttgcgttgcgttgcgttgcgttgctACGATCACGATTATTAAACTATTCGGGCCGATTCACATCTATCCTTTTACTTTTACTCCCTTTATAGATCTGCGAATAATCCCTGGCCGAGATGGACCGGTGTGATGCATGCAGACGAGATCAATTACATCTTCGGGGAGCCATTGGACCCCTCGAAAGGTTACACGTCGGAAGAAGTGGCCTTGTCCAAGAGGATGATGCGGTATTGGGCAAACTTTGCGAAAACGGGGTATGTCGAGTTTCTCGAAACTTTaccaatacttttttaatccCGTCGCGCACCGCACCGACCACTCATTCTCAGTCGAGCCTTTCCCTTTCGATACCCACCTAATAATACggtatacatacatgtaccTACGGCTGGATATTTTTGctaatttaaaatactctCGAATACGTGTTACACTGGATCACGGCAAACGACACAAAACAAACTGTTTGCTCGCTAGAAAGcgaaatacaataataacgaGTGATAATTGCGTTAGAGATCCAAATATTGGTACCGATGTTGGATCATGGAGCGCGCCTTACTGGCCGCCGCACACAGTCGCGAACAAAGAGTATCTGACCCTGGACACCAACAACTCCGAAATCGGAAACGGGCCTAGAGCGAGGCAGTGcactttttggaaaaagtacCTTCCCGAGCTTCTCACCGCTACTTGTGAGTAATATTATATACCTACATCATGCgatacatacatgtatgtatatacacatacacatatggtatttttaataatactttttatgGTTGAGATATTGCGAATTCGTACAATATCTGGCTTAATCGTTATTTAGTTGCGTCGGAGTAGTTGCAAGGAAAATGTATTCGTGTTTCGTTTATAGGATACTATTATAGTATT
This window contains:
- the LOC128878787 gene encoding acetylcholinesterase-like isoform X1 → MGVEEKQSYIVSFLDICRENESVIDENTMPKKQSSLTKFEALMVVSLTVVIQLNGCWSLPSHRSRHHADMSHEDAKGFGRTSEELPRPAALNSNDDPLIVETKKGKVMGKTMTATTGKEVDAWFGIPYAQKPLGPLRFRHPRPAERWSGILNATTLPNSCVQILDTVFGDFPGATMWNPNTPLSEDCLYVNVVAPRPRPTNAAVLVWIFGGGFYSGSATLDVYDHKTLVSEENVILVSMQYRVASLGFLYFGTSDVPGNAGLFDQLMALEWVRDNIAAFGGNPDNVTLFGESAGAVSVSMHLLSPLSRHLFNQAIMQSGSPTAPWAIIKRDESIVRGIRLAEAVGCPHDRENLREVIDCLINKDPVDLVKNEWGTLGICEFPFVPVIDGAFLDETPQRSLLTASFKKANIMMGSNTEEGFYFIIYYLTELFRIDGAEDVKVSRDKFVTAITELNPYVSHIGRQAIIYEYTDWLRPDDPHANRDALDKIVGDYQFTCNVNEFAGRYADTGNDVYMYYYKHRSANNPWPRWTGVMHADEINYIFGEPLDPSKGYTSEEVALSKRMMRYWANFAKTGDPNIGTDVGSWSAPYWPPHTVANKEYLTLDTNNSEIGNGPRARQCTFWKKYLPELLTATSKLEHASKEPCSGTSSNHGKHLMIAITSLMLIAGMFDHRIGLVPNFDTRGFV
- the LOC128878787 gene encoding acetylcholinesterase-like isoform X2, which gives rise to MPKKQSSLTKFEALMVVSLTVVIQLNGCWSLPSHRSRHHADMSHEDAKGFGRTSEELPRPAALNSNDDPLIVETKKGKVMGKTMTATTGKEVDAWFGIPYAQKPLGPLRFRHPRPAERWSGILNATTLPNSCVQILDTVFGDFPGATMWNPNTPLSEDCLYVNVVAPRPRPTNAAVLVWIFGGGFYSGSATLDVYDHKTLVSEENVILVSMQYRVASLGFLYFGTSDVPGNAGLFDQLMALEWVRDNIAAFGGNPDNVTLFGESAGAVSVSMHLLSPLSRHLFNQAIMQSGSPTAPWAIIKRDESIVRGIRLAEAVGCPHDRENLREVIDCLINKDPVDLVKNEWGTLGICEFPFVPVIDGAFLDETPQRSLLTASFKKANIMMGSNTEEGFYFIIYYLTELFRIDGAEDVKVSRDKFVTAITELNPYVSHIGRQAIIYEYTDWLRPDDPHANRDALDKIVGDYQFTCNVNEFAGRYADTGNDVYMYYYKHRSANNPWPRWTGVMHADEINYIFGEPLDPSKGYTSEEVALSKRMMRYWANFAKTGDPNIGTDVGSWSAPYWPPHTVANKEYLTLDTNNSEIGNGPRARQCTFWKKYLPELLTATSKLEHASKEPCSGTSSNHGKHLMIAITSLMLIAGMFDHRIGLVPNFDTRGFV